One Acetobacterium sp. KB-1 DNA segment encodes these proteins:
- the recN gene encoding DNA repair protein RecN, whose amino-acid sequence MLRNLVVNDYALIDYLSVDFDPRLNVITGETGAGKSIVIDALTLVLGNRGNKTNIRQGKHKMTVQGLFDISEQPGLINKCEEYGIPMEEEQLILTREMDDRGRNICRANGLIITVAQLKKLGDKLIDIHGQHEHQSLFKRENHRQLLDAFGGEKSRKYREQAAAAAIEIKRIKDQIAELETNERELEREKENLQFEINEIEVAALRIGEDEELEGEKRILENRERLFTHTSQAYELLRGENSNQPMILDALGLLTESIAEIAKIDSSFEAKLETVNGMLSEAENLSFEIRSYLEDMEYSLGDLDEIESRLSIIARLKRKYGQDIAEILTYAEEIGIRLKSLLNRDESLQHYYQELSGIQDKYYTISNNLYELRLKTAGALKTALQKELGELAMEKVQVEIAVEHDLSRVAAHGQDTVEFLISVNPGQAPKPLGKVASGGEISRIMLSLKSIFGGLDAIETMVFDEIDTGISGRTAQVVAEKIQALSVTSPRGRQIICITHLPQIAAMADQHFMVEKTAVNDSVEVSFLPLDEKGKKEELSRMLGGAEVTRKTWEHAQEMLELSQKIKKTKKSKEDKILS is encoded by the coding sequence ATGCTGAGAAATCTCGTTGTGAACGATTATGCGCTAATTGATTATTTATCGGTGGATTTTGATCCGAGACTCAATGTGATTACGGGGGAAACCGGAGCAGGAAAATCCATTGTTATTGATGCCTTGACGCTGGTTTTGGGGAATCGCGGCAATAAAACAAACATCCGTCAGGGAAAACATAAGATGACGGTACAGGGGCTTTTTGATATCAGTGAACAGCCAGGTTTGATCAATAAATGCGAAGAATATGGTATCCCCATGGAAGAAGAACAACTGATACTGACCCGGGAAATGGACGATCGGGGTCGCAATATCTGCCGCGCCAACGGTTTAATTATCACCGTCGCCCAGCTAAAAAAACTGGGCGACAAACTGATTGATATCCATGGCCAGCATGAGCATCAATCGCTGTTTAAACGAGAAAATCATCGTCAGTTGCTGGATGCCTTTGGTGGTGAAAAAAGCCGGAAATACCGGGAACAGGCCGCCGCCGCCGCGATTGAAATTAAACGGATTAAAGATCAGATTGCAGAACTGGAAACCAATGAACGGGAATTAGAGCGGGAAAAAGAAAACCTGCAGTTTGAAATTAATGAAATCGAGGTCGCGGCCCTGAGAATTGGTGAAGATGAAGAACTGGAAGGGGAAAAACGGATTCTGGAAAACCGCGAACGCCTTTTTACCCATACCAGTCAGGCATATGAATTGCTCAGGGGTGAAAACTCGAATCAGCCGATGATTCTTGATGCGCTGGGTTTACTGACAGAAAGTATTGCCGAAATTGCTAAAATTGACAGTAGCTTTGAGGCTAAATTAGAAACCGTTAATGGCATGTTAAGTGAGGCAGAAAACCTCTCTTTTGAAATTCGATCCTATCTGGAAGATATGGAATACAGTTTGGGAGACTTAGACGAAATTGAGAGCCGGCTAAGCATCATTGCCCGGCTTAAACGGAAATATGGGCAGGATATTGCAGAGATTCTAACTTATGCCGAGGAAATCGGCATCCGTTTAAAAAGCTTGCTCAATCGGGATGAAAGTTTACAGCATTATTATCAGGAATTAAGCGGCATTCAAGATAAGTATTATACGATTAGTAATAATCTTTATGAGTTACGTTTAAAAACGGCTGGGGCTTTAAAGACAGCACTGCAAAAAGAGTTGGGTGAACTCGCCATGGAAAAGGTTCAGGTGGAAATTGCCGTGGAACATGATCTTAGTCGGGTGGCTGCTCATGGGCAGGATACGGTGGAGTTTTTAATTTCTGTCAATCCGGGCCAGGCCCCGAAACCCCTCGGTAAGGTTGCTTCAGGAGGAGAAATATCCCGAATTATGCTAAGCTTAAAAAGTATCTTCGGAGGACTGGATGCCATTGAAACGATGGTGTTTGATGAGATTGATACAGGAATCAGTGGAAGGACAGCGCAGGTGGTGGCAGAAAAGATTCAGGCCCTCAGTGTTACGTCGCCGCGAGGCCGACAGATTATCTGTATTACCCATCTGCCCCAGATTGCGGCGATGGCAGACCAGCATTTTATGGTTGAAAAAACAGCCGTAAACGATTCGGTTGAGGTCAGTTTTCTACCGCTTGACGAAAAGGGTAAAAAAGAGGAACTTTCCCGGATGCTTGGCGGTGCAGAAGTGACCCGTAAAACCTGGGAACATGCTCAGGAAATGCTGGAATTAAGCCAAAAAATAAAAAAAACGAAAAAAAGCAAAGAAGACAAAATATTATCTTAA
- the pduL gene encoding phosphate propanoyltransferase gives MERKVPIGLSNKHIHVSQADLEALFGKGYQLTPMKDLSQPGQYAAEEKVDVVGPKGTLKGIRILGPVRPETQLEVSVGDGFALGIKAPLRNSGDIADTPGVKIIGPAGEIEIAKGAIVAARHIHMSPEEGAAFGLKDRDIVSVKLDGPRGLIFDNVLVRVHPEFKLDMHLDVEEGNAAGAKNGQLATIL, from the coding sequence TTGGAAAGAAAAGTACCCATCGGGTTATCAAACAAGCACATTCACGTGTCACAGGCAGATTTAGAGGCGTTATTTGGCAAAGGTTACCAATTGACACCAATGAAAGATTTATCTCAACCGGGGCAATATGCCGCAGAAGAAAAAGTTGATGTGGTTGGACCTAAAGGAACATTAAAAGGAATTCGGATTTTGGGACCGGTTCGTCCTGAGACGCAATTGGAAGTTTCAGTTGGTGATGGCTTTGCTTTAGGGATCAAGGCACCGCTTCGAAATTCTGGTGACATCGCCGATACTCCAGGGGTGAAAATTATTGGACCAGCGGGCGAAATCGAAATTGCCAAGGGTGCCATTGTAGCGGCTCGGCACATTCATATGAGTCCGGAAGAAGGCGCCGCCTTTGGCTTAAAGGACCGGGACATCGTCTCAGTTAAATTAGATGGACCGCGTGGACTAATTTTTGACAATGTCCTGGTTCGGGTTCATCCGGAATTTAAATTGGATATGCACCTTGACGTTGAAGAAGGTAATGCAGCCGGTGCTAAAAACGGTCAATTGGCGACTATTCTCTAA
- a CDS encoding arginine repressor, which produces MKVSRQLKIIEIIENNRIETQEELAQALKDSGFAVTQATISRDIKELKLIKVSSHEGVQHYAPLKDIGTIYIERVTAVFKESVLTIDYVENTIVLRTLPAMAQAAALAIDSMDWCEIVGTIAGDDTIFVLVRNRDMVSEIVGKFKKLMK; this is translated from the coding sequence ATGAAAGTATCCAGACAATTAAAAATTATTGAAATCATCGAAAATAACCGTATCGAAACTCAGGAAGAACTGGCTCAGGCCTTAAAAGATTCCGGTTTTGCAGTAACTCAGGCAACTATCTCCCGGGATATTAAGGAGTTAAAACTGATCAAGGTGAGCAGTCACGAAGGGGTGCAACATTATGCTCCCCTTAAGGATATTGGCACCATTTATATTGAACGGGTTACCGCTGTTTTTAAAGAATCGGTGTTAACCATCGATTATGTCGAAAATACCATTGTGCTGAGAACCCTTCCGGCGATGGCCCAGGCAGCAGCCCTGGCTATCGATTCCATGGACTGGTGTGAAATTGTGGGAACGATCGCCGGAGACGATACGATCTTTGTGCTTGTTCGCAATCGGGACATGGTGAGTGAAATTGTGGGTAAATTCAAAAAGCTGATGAAATAG
- a CDS encoding NAD(+)/NADH kinase yields the protein MEFNDFKEIGIYLNMDKPDSPALAEKCISYLIRHGFNIALLEGQIKYPHEGVRYYPKTLFFRKPDCILVLGGDGTLLFVARKVCFYSIPIFGINLGKLGFLTEGEASNYEESLKNLSAGDYYIEERMMLSCSIKKENESACFYIALNDVLVKSGGFRMMDIEAKAGGSTIDKFRADGLIIATPTGSTGYSLAAGGPVVSPQASVMILNPICPHRLHDRSYILPEEEVINLEFGDREKDIMVTFDGQTTVSITPKDLIKIKKATYCTRLIRLNQMSSYDRLRIKLSSEY from the coding sequence TTGGAATTTAATGACTTTAAGGAAATTGGTATTTATTTAAATATGGATAAGCCGGACAGTCCTGCTCTGGCTGAAAAATGCATCAGCTATTTGATCCGTCACGGGTTTAATATAGCCCTGCTGGAAGGCCAGATTAAATATCCTCATGAAGGTGTTCGTTATTATCCCAAAACCCTTTTTTTTCGAAAACCGGATTGTATTCTCGTTCTGGGGGGCGATGGTACCCTTTTGTTTGTCGCCCGCAAGGTTTGTTTTTATTCGATTCCGATTTTTGGCATTAATTTGGGCAAGCTTGGTTTTTTAACTGAAGGCGAGGCCAGTAATTATGAAGAGTCGCTAAAAAATTTAAGCGCCGGCGATTACTACATTGAAGAGCGGATGATGTTAAGTTGCAGTATTAAAAAAGAAAATGAAAGTGCCTGCTTTTATATTGCCTTAAACGATGTTCTGGTTAAAAGCGGCGGTTTTCGGATGATGGATATTGAGGCCAAAGCAGGTGGTTCAACGATTGACAAATTTCGGGCTGACGGATTGATCATTGCCACCCCCACCGGTTCCACTGGTTATTCGCTGGCTGCTGGTGGGCCAGTGGTATCGCCTCAGGCCAGTGTTATGATTTTAAACCCGATCTGCCCCCATCGCTTGCACGACCGGTCCTACATTTTGCCAGAGGAAGAAGTGATTAATCTGGAATTTGGAGACCGCGAAAAAGATATTATGGTCACCTTTGATGGGCAGACCACGGTTTCGATTACACCGAAGGATTTGATTAAAATTAAAAAAGCGACGTATTGTACCCGCTTGATCCGTCTCAATCAGATGAGTAGTTATGATCGGCTGAGGATCAAACTTTCCAGTGAATATTAG
- a CDS encoding polyprenyl synthetase family protein has product MSSFKNMLSARVIEFNGELEKVFQQNLDTPEVIIDAMRYSLFAGGKRLRPILMMETCRALEGDLEAIKPLAMGIEMIHTYSLIHDDLPAMDNDDLRRGKPTNHKVYGDAMAILAGDGLLNYAVETMLAGTQGLTGDGLINYLNAMKSIMGASGVLGMIGGQVADMLSEDKVIGLDEMDYIHLHKTAALLEACVQSGCLIAGAEPATQGRLISYSHRIGLAFQIVDDILDIEGTEADLGKPIGSDEKNNKSTFVSLYGLEASKLRVDELETEAIEMLKPIGERTVFLQELARYICRRQK; this is encoded by the coding sequence GTGAGCAGTTTTAAAAACATGCTGAGTGCCCGGGTTATCGAATTTAATGGGGAACTCGAAAAAGTTTTTCAACAAAACCTGGATACCCCGGAAGTGATTATCGATGCCATGAGGTACAGCCTTTTTGCCGGGGGCAAACGACTGCGTCCGATTTTGATGATGGAAACCTGTCGGGCCCTGGAAGGCGATCTGGAAGCGATCAAACCCCTGGCCATGGGGATTGAGATGATCCATACCTATTCACTGATCCATGACGATTTGCCGGCCATGGATAATGATGATCTACGGCGGGGAAAACCGACCAATCATAAAGTTTATGGCGATGCGATGGCGATTTTGGCCGGGGATGGACTGCTCAATTATGCGGTTGAAACGATGCTTGCGGGAACCCAGGGACTCACGGGCGACGGGTTGATAAATTATCTTAATGCGATGAAATCGATCATGGGTGCTTCCGGGGTTCTGGGAATGATCGGTGGCCAGGTGGCGGACATGCTCAGTGAAGATAAGGTCATCGGTCTCGATGAAATGGACTATATTCATTTGCATAAGACCGCTGCCCTTTTAGAGGCCTGTGTTCAGAGCGGTTGTCTCATCGCCGGCGCTGAACCGGCTACCCAGGGGCGACTGATCAGTTACAGCCATCGCATTGGCCTGGCTTTTCAGATTGTCGATGATATTCTGGATATTGAAGGTACGGAGGCGGATCTGGGCAAGCCCATTGGCAGCGACGAAAAAAATAATAAATCCACCTTTGTATCACTCTATGGTCTGGAGGCTTCAAAACTGCGGGTCGATGAACTGGAAACCGAAGCCATAGAAATGCTCAAACCGATTGGTGAGCGTACCGTTTTTCTTCAGGAATTGGCACGCTATATTTGCCGCCGCCAGAAATAA
- a CDS encoding TlyA family RNA methyltransferase has product MKERLDKLLVSLNYFDTRERAKKAIMAGLVQVNDQVKDKAGDLVDTEATIKVKGSDMPYVSRGGLKLEKGLAVFDMTVTEKTFIDIGSSTGGFTDCLLQNGAKKVYAVDVGYGQLDWKLRNDPRVVSMERTNFRYLTAENISEMVDGTVMDVSFISITKLIPAIKLFMKPGARGIWLIKPQFEAGRERIGKNGVIRDKKVHESILFEVITAIENQGFLIKGLDFSPIQGPKGNIEFLVLVENTEPEIEENWSAQIHSVVTIAHESCKKKKEPQNE; this is encoded by the coding sequence TTGAAAGAACGTTTAGATAAATTATTAGTTAGCCTGAATTATTTTGATACCCGGGAGCGGGCTAAAAAAGCCATTATGGCGGGATTGGTTCAGGTCAATGATCAGGTCAAGGATAAGGCCGGAGATTTGGTCGATACCGAAGCGACCATTAAGGTTAAGGGCAGTGATATGCCCTATGTCAGCCGCGGCGGCTTAAAACTGGAAAAAGGACTGGCCGTCTTTGACATGACGGTTACCGAAAAAACCTTTATCGACATTGGATCATCGACTGGCGGTTTTACCGATTGTCTGCTGCAAAACGGTGCGAAAAAAGTTTATGCCGTGGACGTGGGCTATGGACAATTGGACTGGAAGTTACGGAATGATCCCCGGGTTGTTTCCATGGAGCGGACGAACTTTCGGTATCTGACGGCTGAGAATATTTCGGAGATGGTCGACGGAACCGTTATGGATGTATCGTTTATTTCGATCACCAAACTGATCCCGGCAATTAAATTGTTTATGAAACCCGGTGCTCGGGGAATCTGGCTGATTAAACCACAGTTTGAAGCAGGACGGGAAAGAATCGGTAAAAACGGTGTCATTCGGGATAAAAAAGTGCATGAATCGATTTTGTTTGAAGTGATCACCGCCATCGAAAATCAGGGCTTTTTAATAAAAGGTCTGGATTTTTCACCAATTCAGGGTCCTAAGGGAAACATCGAGTTTTTAGTTTTGGTTGAAAATACTGAGCCGGAGATTGAAGAAAACTGGTCAGCGCAGATTCATTCAGTGGTGACCATTGCCCATGAAAGCTGCAAAAAAAAGAAAGAACCTCAGAACGAATAG